One window of the Peptacetobacter hiranonis genome contains the following:
- a CDS encoding B3/B4 domain-containing protein → MLRIDEKLKNLVPDCMVGVVEAEVKVKESSEELVNLLNEECELLKNNIKLEELASEETIDANRKAYKACGKNPSRYRTSSEALIRRVLQGKGIYFVNNIVDINNLISMKTKFSIGSYNTENIGENIVFTVGIEGDEYKGIGKDMVNVANMPVLADEEGKFGSPTSDSRRAAIDENAEKIMMCLFSFSGKDKLESGMNEIKGLLEKYADGKNIKTNIVE, encoded by the coding sequence ATGTTAAGAATTGATGAAAAGCTAAAAAATCTAGTACCAGACTGCATGGTTGGAGTAGTTGAAGCGGAGGTAAAAGTAAAAGAAAGCTCAGAAGAGCTAGTAAATTTATTAAATGAAGAATGTGAGTTACTTAAAAATAACATAAAACTAGAAGAATTAGCCTCAGAAGAAACAATAGATGCAAATAGAAAAGCATACAAAGCTTGTGGTAAAAACCCTTCAAGATACAGAACATCTTCAGAAGCGCTTATAAGAAGAGTACTTCAGGGGAAGGGAATATATTTTGTAAACAATATTGTAGATATAAACAACCTAATATCTATGAAAACTAAGTTCTCAATAGGATCTTACAATACAGAAAACATAGGAGAAAATATAGTATTCACTGTAGGAATAGAGGGCGATGAGTACAAAGGTATTGGAAAAGATATGGTAAACGTAGCTAATATGCCAGTTCTAGCTGATGAAGAAGGAAAATTTGGTAGCCCTACAAGTGATTCAAGAAGAGCTGCTATAGATGAAAATGCGGAAAAAATAATGATGTGCTTATTCTCATTCTCAGGAAAAGATAAATTAGAAAGTGGAATGAATGAAATAAAAGGACTTCTTGAAAAATATGCCGATGGAAAAAATATAAAAACTAATATAGTAGAATAA
- a CDS encoding DNA-deoxyinosine glycosylase: MLKIAFICVHNSCRSQIAEALCRKYASDVFEPYSAGTELREINKDAIRLMKEIYDIDMEENQHSKLMKDIPEVDLMVSMGCGVSCPIIGRKFDEDLKLEDPTGKGDDKFKEIISEIEKDIIELREKYKKYQKVEHTFEPVYDENSKVLILGSFPSVKSREQNFYYGHPRNRFWQVISNITETELPTTIEEKKEMLLKNNIAIWDVIKSCVIKGSSDSSIKNVVVNDIAKVVKNSKIDRIFANGDKSFKLYKKYCSDVGIEIEKLPSTSPANAAFSIEKLVEDWKVIK, translated from the coding sequence ATGCTAAAAATAGCTTTTATCTGTGTTCATAATTCTTGTAGAAGTCAGATTGCAGAGGCTCTTTGTAGAAAATACGCATCAGATGTATTTGAACCATACTCAGCTGGAACAGAGCTTAGAGAAATAAATAAAGATGCTATAAGATTAATGAAAGAAATATACGATATAGATATGGAAGAAAATCAACACTCTAAATTAATGAAAGATATACCAGAGGTAGATTTAATGGTTTCTATGGGATGTGGAGTATCTTGTCCAATAATAGGAAGAAAGTTTGATGAGGATTTAAAACTTGAGGATCCAACAGGAAAAGGTGACGATAAATTTAAAGAAATTATCTCAGAAATAGAAAAAGATATAATTGAATTAAGAGAGAAATATAAAAAATATCAAAAGGTAGAGCACACTTTTGAGCCTGTATACGATGAAAATTCAAAAGTATTAATACTTGGAAGTTTTCCATCGGTAAAATCAAGAGAGCAGAATTTCTACTATGGACATCCTAGAAATAGATTTTGGCAGGTGATTTCAAATATTACAGAAACAGAACTTCCAACTACTATAGAAGAAAAAAAGGAAATGCTATTAAAAAATAACATAGCAATTTGGGACGTTATAAAATCTTGTGTTATCAAAGGTTCTAGTGATAGCAGTATAAAAAATGTAGTTGTAAATGATATAGCTAAAGTTGTAAAGAACAGTAAAATAGATAGGATATTTGCAAATGGAGATAAATCTTTTAAATTATACAAGAAATATTGCTCAGATGTGGGAATAGAAATAGAAAAATTACCTTCTACAAGTCCGGCAAATGCAGCTTTTTCTATAGAGAAATTGGTAGAAGATTGGAAAGTAATTAAATAA
- a CDS encoding thioredoxin family protein, whose product MGLFGFGKNKKKDEIEKEVIKGENTNLSDKKVSIKVLGEGCEKCDKVNDNVKEAVEILNLDADIEKIEDLIEIVTYGVMSTPGIVINEKVVSVGKILKTDEIVELLKKNI is encoded by the coding sequence ATGGGACTTTTCGGATTTGGAAAGAATAAGAAAAAAGATGAGATAGAAAAAGAAGTTATAAAAGGAGAAAATACTAACCTAAGCGATAAAAAAGTTAGCATAAAAGTGCTTGGTGAGGGATGTGAAAAGTGCGATAAAGTAAATGATAATGTAAAAGAAGCTGTTGAAATATTAAATCTTGATGCAGATATTGAAAAAATAGAAGATTTAATAGAAATTGTTACTTATGGAGTAATGTCTACACCAGGTATTGTAATAAATGAAAAAGTAGTATCTGTTGGAAAAATACTGAAAACCGATGAAATAGTTGAACTGCTTAAAAAGAATATATAG
- a CDS encoding permease, translating into MKWISTLVGMGLDKLGLDSNSTVYGILQFFIYDVIKIFILLSVLIFVISYIQSYFPPEKTKKILEKFKGIKINILAALLGTVTPFCSCSSIPLFIGFTSAGLPLGATFSFLISSPLVDLGSLVLLMSIFGTKIAVAYVIVGLILAVVGGLIIEKSNMEEEIEEFIRKAPNIDLDIEEPTTKERISFAKEKVLETVKKVALYIFVGVGIGAIIHNVIPAEFVEKVLGAERWYSVPIATAVGAPMYADIFGTVPIAESLFAKGAGLGTVLSFMMGVTALSLPSMIMLRKAVKPKLLGLFFTIVTIGIILIGYLFNVFGYMLI; encoded by the coding sequence ATGAAATGGATAAGTACCCTAGTAGGAATGGGACTAGATAAATTGGGGCTTGATAGTAATTCTACAGTATATGGAATACTTCAATTCTTTATATACGATGTGATTAAAATATTTATATTGCTATCTGTGTTGATATTTGTAATATCATACATTCAAAGCTATTTTCCACCAGAAAAAACGAAAAAGATATTAGAAAAATTCAAAGGAATAAAAATTAATATACTTGCAGCACTTTTGGGAACAGTTACGCCATTTTGCTCGTGTTCATCAATTCCGTTATTTATAGGATTTACGAGTGCAGGACTTCCTTTGGGAGCGACATTTTCATTTTTAATATCCTCTCCACTTGTAGATTTAGGATCACTTGTGCTTTTAATGAGTATATTTGGAACTAAAATAGCTGTTGCGTATGTAATAGTAGGGTTAATTCTTGCTGTAGTAGGTGGATTGATTATAGAAAAATCTAATATGGAAGAGGAGATAGAAGAATTTATAAGAAAAGCTCCAAATATTGACTTAGATATAGAAGAGCCTACAACAAAGGAAAGAATATCTTTTGCAAAAGAGAAAGTATTAGAAACAGTTAAAAAAGTTGCTCTATATATATTTGTAGGTGTTGGAATTGGAGCGATTATACACAATGTAATTCCAGCAGAATTTGTGGAAAAAGTGCTTGGAGCTGAAAGATGGTACTCTGTACCTATAGCAACTGCAGTTGGAGCTCCAATGTATGCGGATATATTTGGAACAGTTCCAATAGCAGAGAGTCTATTTGCTAAGGGAGCAGGACTTGGAACAGTTCTTTCATTCATGATGGGTGTTACAGCGTTATCTCTACCATCTATGATAATGCTTAGAAAAGCAGTAAAACCTAAATTACTTGGACTATTCTTTACTATTGTAACTATTGGTATAATATTAATAGGATATTTATTCAACGTATTTGGATATATGTTGATATAG
- a CDS encoding ArsR/SmtB family transcription factor, which produces MNSLHTKEIKIFKALGDENRIKILEILKDGEKCACKLLEELQISQSTLSHHMKILCDSGIVFGRKEGKWMHYSIIESSFDSVFDLLSDFAASAKLNADNSCDCEK; this is translated from the coding sequence ATGAACTCACTACATACAAAAGAAATAAAAATATTTAAAGCATTAGGCGATGAAAATAGAATAAAAATATTAGAAATACTTAAAGATGGAGAAAAATGTGCTTGTAAACTACTTGAAGAATTACAGATAAGTCAGTCTACACTTTCTCACCATATGAAAATACTTTGTGATTCAGGAATAGTATTTGGTAGAAAAGAAGGAAAGTGGATGCACTATAGTATAATAGAATCTTCATTTGATTCAGTGTTTGATCTTTTAAGTGATTTTGCTGCATCGGCTAAGCTAAATGCAGATAACAGCTGTGATTGTGAGAAATAA
- a CDS encoding amidohydrolase family protein produces the protein MIITANKIITGDGKTILNNSAVCINERGIIETVGTLEEVKAKYPNEEIRDFGDATIMPGMFDMHAHLGYWYSQPDSFNYNDQMIMMYALQHAQAAFTKGITSVRDCYSPHGVCKTLKLAESKGFITIPRITHVDAGMCMTGGHCWDEVVQVDGPWEIRKEIRKQMRDGAEWIKLLTSHRSHIPEFTQEELDAAVDECHRRGIKCVVHAGTHPSIQMCIDAGFDTIEHGTFLTVEQAEQMRDKGIAWTPTIFAYTYLYEVCKKNIEEGNADVFNDPVAAKEQRDYAYYEPAYESYRDNFKKLYDTGVTVCTGSDMVMYGAPVLPIAEEMSYMVKYGITPVQAVQTSTSNPAKVLGKGDELGLIEEGYIADITVVDGDLSQNIDCIKNINTVYLNGKAVYSDGVRFI, from the coding sequence ATGATAATTACTGCTAATAAAATTATTACAGGTGATGGGAAAACGATTTTAAACAATTCTGCTGTATGCATAAATGAAAGAGGGATAATAGAAACAGTAGGAACATTAGAAGAAGTAAAGGCTAAATATCCAAACGAAGAAATAAGAGATTTTGGAGATGCTACAATAATGCCAGGAATGTTTGATATGCATGCACATCTTGGATACTGGTATAGTCAGCCAGATAGTTTTAACTACAATGATCAAATGATAATGATGTATGCACTTCAGCATGCACAGGCTGCATTTACAAAAGGTATCACTAGTGTAAGAGATTGTTATTCTCCACATGGAGTATGTAAAACTTTAAAACTAGCTGAATCAAAAGGATTTATAACTATACCAAGAATAACACATGTTGACGCAGGAATGTGTATGACTGGTGGACATTGTTGGGATGAAGTTGTACAGGTTGACGGTCCTTGGGAAATCAGAAAAGAAATAAGAAAACAGATGAGAGATGGTGCGGAATGGATAAAACTTCTAACTAGCCACCGTTCACATATACCTGAATTTACTCAGGAAGAATTAGATGCAGCTGTTGATGAATGCCACAGAAGAGGAATAAAATGTGTTGTTCACGCAGGAACACATCCATCAATACAGATGTGCATAGATGCAGGATTTGACACAATAGAACATGGAACATTCTTAACTGTTGAACAGGCAGAACAGATGAGAGATAAAGGAATAGCTTGGACTCCAACAATATTTGCATACACTTACTTATATGAAGTATGTAAAAAGAATATAGAAGAAGGAAATGCAGATGTATTCAATGATCCTGTTGCAGCTAAAGAACAGAGAGATTACGCATACTATGAACCAGCTTATGAATCATACAGAGATAACTTCAAAAAATTATACGACACAGGTGTAACTGTATGTACAGGTAGTGATATGGTAATGTATGGAGCACCAGTATTACCAATAGCTGAAGAAATGAGTTACATGGTAAAATACGGAATAACACCAGTTCAGGCTGTACAGACTTCAACTTCAAATCCAGCAAAAGTTCTTGGAAAAGGCGATGAACTTGGATTAATAGAAGAAGGATATATAGCAGATATAACAGTAGTAGATGGAGATTTAAGCCAGAACATAGATTGTATAAAAAATATAAACACAGTTTATCTAAATGGAAAAGCTGTATACTCTGATGGAGTAAGATTTATATAA
- a CDS encoding MATE family efflux transporter, whose product MKKKDNTQLLLYEPNVYKSFIILALPVFGANFMKAFNDLVDTFFIGQMQNSVAAQASIALTWPIINIFVSFQIGLSIAGVAVISQFLGAEKDDEAREYAGILFVLSVVLGIAINIILFLICPSVIRGMGATDMVYEYSVQYVRIRSMEMLFAFIFACFQAVRQSQGDTVTPVILQVTAVMINIVLTGVFVKILGLGVFGAGLATVIGQIVICPACLYYLFIRKENLKLRRKNLKLKNWDKVRKLTFIATPSAASQALSSFGFLILNTLILDYGAVVTAAFSVGNKISNMLLMPVLAIGSVLAAYVGQNIGAGNIKRAKQAYNVSRNLSLWIAIIGSLIIFPLRQEVIALLTNDANTQREAINYMIWVLVTMPLMAMFQNYVGVFNGSGNTKYSFIMETARLWVVRLPMILLLKNFTNFGSDGIWFAMNASNLIIIILGAILLRRVDFSASISSGKEEITL is encoded by the coding sequence TTGAAGAAAAAGGATAATACACAATTATTGTTATATGAACCAAATGTATATAAATCATTCATAATACTAGCATTGCCAGTATTTGGTGCTAACTTTATGAAAGCTTTCAATGACCTTGTAGATACATTCTTTATAGGTCAAATGCAAAACTCGGTTGCAGCACAGGCGAGTATTGCGCTTACTTGGCCGATAATAAATATATTTGTATCGTTTCAAATAGGGCTTTCGATAGCGGGGGTAGCTGTCATAAGTCAGTTCTTAGGAGCAGAAAAAGACGATGAAGCTAGAGAATACGCAGGAATACTATTTGTACTTTCTGTTGTGTTGGGTATAGCTATAAATATAATCTTATTCTTAATATGTCCATCCGTTATCAGAGGGATGGGTGCTACTGATATGGTATATGAATACTCAGTTCAGTATGTAAGAATAAGATCTATGGAAATGCTATTTGCATTTATATTTGCTTGTTTCCAGGCTGTTAGACAGTCCCAGGGAGATACTGTAACACCGGTTATTCTACAGGTAACTGCTGTTATGATAAATATAGTTCTGACAGGTGTATTTGTAAAAATACTAGGACTTGGTGTATTTGGAGCAGGTCTTGCAACTGTTATAGGTCAGATTGTAATTTGCCCAGCTTGTTTATACTATTTATTTATTAGAAAAGAAAATTTAAAACTTAGAAGAAAAAATCTAAAATTAAAAAATTGGGACAAAGTGAGAAAACTTACATTTATAGCAACTCCATCAGCAGCAAGCCAGGCTCTTAGCTCATTTGGATTTTTAATATTAAACACACTAATACTAGACTATGGTGCAGTTGTAACAGCGGCATTCAGTGTAGGAAATAAGATATCTAATATGCTTCTTATGCCAGTACTTGCAATAGGTTCAGTACTTGCAGCGTATGTTGGTCAAAATATAGGGGCAGGAAATATAAAAAGAGCTAAACAAGCATATAATGTAAGTAGAAACCTAAGCTTGTGGATAGCGATAATAGGAAGTTTAATAATATTCCCACTTAGACAAGAAGTAATTGCACTTCTTACAAATGATGCAAACACACAAAGAGAAGCTATAAACTATATGATTTGGGTACTTGTAACAATGCCACTTATGGCTATGTTCCAGAATTATGTAGGAGTATTTAATGGTTCTGGTAATACTAAGTATTCATTTATAATGGAAACCGCAAGACTTTGGGTTGTGCGTTTACCAATGATTTTATTATTGAAAAACTTCACAAACTTTGGAAGTGATGGTATATGGTTTGCAATGAATGCAAGTAATTTAATAATAATAATACTTGGAGCGATACTTTTAAGAAGAGTAGATTTCTCAGCAAGTATATCATCGGGTAAAGAAGAAATAACTTTATAA
- a CDS encoding RNA-guided endonuclease InsQ/TnpB family protein → MYLTIKQQLKKLKKDEYLTLRELSHIAKNLANEALYNIRQVYFKEDKYLSYNENYNLLKESKNYKLLNSNMAQQIIKEVDGSFKSFLALLKLSKKGEYNNKINIPKYLAKDDFSTLIIGFVRIKDNKLKIPYSYQFRKNHNYIEIKIPPILRDKKIKEIRIVPKAKARFFEIQYIYEVTEIQMKLNKNKALAIDFGVNNLATCVTSSGESFIIDGRKLKSINQWYNKENSRLESIRVKQGYENKTNRQNKNTIKRNNRVNDYISKSAKLILNYCIKNKIDCIVCGYNSNFQKDNNIGKINNQNFYNIPFGRLYKKIEYLSKLYGIKFITQEESYTSKASFLDGDFIPILEENDNKRIKFSGKRIKRGLYQAKNGELINADVNAALNILVKSKVVSLDRLYCSGELNTPLRIKVS, encoded by the coding sequence ATGTATTTAACAATAAAACAACAATTAAAAAAATTAAAAAAAGATGAGTATTTGACGTTAAGAGAACTTTCACATATAGCAAAAAATTTAGCTAATGAGGCTCTATATAATATAAGGCAGGTTTATTTTAAGGAAGATAAATATTTAAGTTATAATGAAAACTATAATCTATTAAAAGAAAGCAAAAACTACAAGTTATTAAATTCAAATATGGCACAACAAATAATAAAAGAGGTAGATGGTTCATTTAAGTCCTTTTTAGCTTTATTGAAATTATCTAAAAAAGGTGAATACAATAATAAAATAAATATACCAAAATATTTGGCAAAAGATGATTTTTCAACACTTATAATAGGATTTGTAAGAATAAAAGATAATAAACTTAAAATACCATATTCATATCAATTCAGAAAAAATCATAATTATATAGAAATAAAAATTCCACCAATATTAAGAGATAAAAAAATAAAAGAAATAAGAATTGTTCCGAAAGCTAAGGCTAGGTTCTTTGAAATTCAATATATATATGAAGTAACCGAAATTCAAATGAAATTAAATAAAAATAAAGCACTGGCTATAGATTTTGGAGTAAATAACTTAGCTACTTGCGTTACATCTAGTGGAGAAAGTTTTATTATAGATGGTAGAAAATTAAAATCGATAAATCAATGGTATAATAAAGAAAATTCAAGATTAGAAAGTATACGTGTCAAGCAAGGATATGAAAACAAAACAAATAGACAAAATAAGAATACAATAAAGAGAAATAATAGAGTTAATGATTATATTTCAAAATCAGCAAAATTAATATTAAATTATTGTATTAAAAATAAAATAGATTGCATAGTATGTGGTTATAATTCAAATTTTCAAAAGGATAATAATATAGGCAAGATAAATAATCAAAATTTTTATAATATACCATTTGGAAGGTTGTATAAAAAAATAGAGTATTTATCAAAACTATATGGGATTAAATTTATTACTCAAGAAGAAAGTTATACTTCTAAAGCAAGTTTTTTAGATGGAGATTTTATACCTATATTAGAGGAGAACGATAATAAAAGAATAAAATTCTCTGGTAAAAGAATAAAAAGAGGATTATATCAGGCTAAAAATGGTGAATTAATAAATGCTGATGTGAATGCTGCATTGAATATATTAGTAAAAAGTAAGGTTGTGTCTTTAGATAGACTATACTGTAGTGGCGAACTGAATACGCCTTTGCGTATCAAAGTAAGTTAA
- a CDS encoding aminopeptidase: MSKNLWTKYNDCQLKELEEVNEKYKKCLDEGKTERECVTLSIKMAEEAGYKNIKDVIDEGKELKAGDKVYAACMKKSLALFQIGKEPISHGMNILGAHIDSPRIDVKRNPLYETDGFAYLDTHYYGGIKKYQWVTTPLSLHGVVAKKDGSVVEVNIGEDPTDPVFVITDLLIHLGAAQLEKKAATVIEGENLDLLIGNKPLSETELKEDEKDAVKANILKILCEKYGMEELDFQSAELEIVPAGKARDCGIDRSMILAYGHDDRICSFPSLFAMLEVENPERTSCCLLVDKEEIGSMGATGMQSKYFENMVAELVALTEGDSNVKVRRALQNSKMLSSDVSACYDPLFAEVFEKRSSAFLGKGITFNKHTGARGKNGSNDANAEYIAELRKIMDEADVEYQMVEMGKVDAGGGGTIAYIMANYGMQVIDCGVAVLNMHAPYEVGSKADIYEAVRGYKAFLKNA, from the coding sequence ATGTCAAAAAATCTTTGGACAAAATATAATGATTGTCAGCTTAAAGAATTAGAAGAAGTAAATGAAAAATACAAAAAATGCTTAGATGAAGGTAAAACAGAAAGAGAATGTGTTACTTTATCAATAAAAATGGCAGAAGAAGCAGGATATAAAAACATCAAAGATGTAATAGATGAAGGTAAAGAATTAAAAGCAGGGGATAAAGTTTACGCTGCTTGTATGAAAAAATCACTAGCATTATTCCAGATAGGTAAAGAACCTATATCTCATGGTATGAACATATTAGGAGCGCATATAGATTCTCCACGTATAGATGTAAAACGGAATCCTCTATATGAAACAGATGGATTTGCATATTTAGACACTCATTACTACGGTGGTATAAAAAAATATCAATGGGTAACAACTCCACTATCACTTCATGGTGTAGTAGCTAAAAAAGATGGCTCTGTTGTAGAAGTTAATATAGGTGAAGACCCAACAGACCCAGTATTTGTAATAACTGACTTATTAATACATTTAGGAGCAGCTCAGTTAGAAAAGAAAGCAGCTACAGTTATAGAAGGGGAAAACCTAGACTTATTAATAGGAAACAAACCTCTTTCAGAAACAGAATTAAAAGAAGATGAAAAAGATGCAGTAAAAGCAAATATACTAAAAATATTATGTGAAAAATATGGAATGGAAGAATTAGATTTCCAGTCAGCAGAACTTGAAATAGTTCCAGCAGGAAAAGCTAGAGACTGTGGTATAGATAGAAGTATGATACTTGCATATGGACACGATGATAGAATATGTTCATTCCCATCATTATTTGCTATGTTAGAAGTTGAAAATCCAGAAAGAACTTCTTGCTGTTTACTAGTAGATAAAGAAGAAATAGGAAGCATGGGTGCAACAGGAATGCAGTCAAAATACTTCGAAAATATGGTAGCAGAACTTGTTGCATTAACTGAGGGAGATTCAAATGTAAAAGTTAGAAGAGCTCTTCAGAATTCAAAAATGTTATCATCTGATGTAAGTGCTTGCTATGACCCGTTATTTGCAGAAGTATTTGAAAAGAGAAGCTCAGCATTTTTAGGAAAAGGTATAACATTCAATAAACACACAGGTGCTAGAGGTAAAAATGGATCAAATGATGCAAATGCTGAATATATAGCAGAATTAAGAAAAATAATGGATGAAGCAGATGTAGAATACCAGATGGTTGAAATGGGTAAAGTAGACGCTGGTGGCGGTGGAACAATCGCCTACATAATGGCTAATTATGGAATGCAGGTAATAGACTGTGGTGTAGCAGTGCTTAATATGCATGCCCCATATGAAGTAGGAAGCAAAGCAGACATATATGAAGCAGTAAGAGGTTACAAAGCTTTCTTAAAAAATGCGTAA
- a CDS encoding peptide MFS transporter translates to MWLANIATGVQCHCGYAFSSIFILFMTADVAQNGLGLSVAKASSIIGLYTAINYMGSIFGGWITDNYLGIQKSLILGSFLNGLAFIVMFFAPATVAGIWSGLIILIVAGMFFKGQIGALIGSLYGPTEFTRKDAAFALYYMAINIGAFFGPIISGLIADQWFAEIAATGEIVSFGYKYVFLMNGILMIGVSIFIYLTAPKLLGDVAKYPVNGKGAAKEAKEAGKKEVVEHQPLTQTEKKRILSMVILFVFVVLFWSAWFQTQSSFSILMNDLVQRQYGSFTIPVPWLVAYNSILCVIFAPLMAKLWLKLGQSKRGDLSIPTKMALGMLLTASAFVVLILGIRTLGGVLDGSAKMSILFVLLAYFLLTIGELCISPIGMAMFNKLAPVRYGSLAMGAWYLSNFFANLLSGKLAGLTSTMGYVQIFGTISGVLIVFAIMLFILRKKLVKLMALDEFKNK, encoded by the coding sequence CTGTGGCTTGCTAATATAGCAACAGGTGTACAGTGCCACTGTGGATATGCGTTCTCATCTATATTCATACTTTTCATGACTGCAGATGTTGCGCAGAACGGTTTAGGTCTTAGTGTAGCTAAGGCATCATCAATAATAGGTCTTTATACAGCAATAAACTATATGGGATCAATATTTGGAGGATGGATAACAGATAACTATCTAGGAATTCAGAAATCATTAATTTTAGGTTCATTCTTAAATGGTTTAGCATTTATCGTTATGTTCTTCGCTCCAGCAACAGTAGCTGGTATATGGTCAGGTCTTATAATTCTTATAGTGGCCGGTATGTTCTTTAAAGGTCAGATAGGTGCTCTTATAGGTTCTCTTTACGGTCCTACAGAGTTTACTAGAAAAGATGCGGCTTTCGCATTATACTACATGGCTATAAATATAGGTGCATTCTTTGGTCCAATAATATCTGGTCTTATAGCAGATCAGTGGTTCGCTGAAATAGCAGCTACAGGTGAAATAGTTTCATTTGGATATAAATATGTATTCTTAATGAACGGTATATTAATGATAGGTGTATCTATATTCATATACTTAACAGCTCCAAAACTATTAGGAGATGTAGCTAAATACCCAGTTAATGGTAAAGGTGCAGCTAAAGAAGCTAAAGAAGCTGGTAAAAAAGAAGTTGTTGAACATCAGCCTTTAACTCAGACTGAAAAGAAAAGAATATTATCAATGGTTATATTATTCGTATTCGTTGTATTATTCTGGTCAGCATGGTTCCAGACTCAGTCTTCATTCTCAATATTAATGAATGACTTAGTTCAGAGACAGTACGGAAGCTTTACTATACCTGTTCCATGGTTAGTTGCTTACAACTCTATACTTTGTGTTATATTTGCTCCTTTAATGGCTAAATTATGGTTAAAATTAGGACAGAGTAAAAGAGGAGATTTATCTATACCAACTAAAATGGCTTTAGGTATGTTATTAACTGCATCAGCATTTGTAGTTTTAATATTAGGAATAAGAACTCTTGGTGGTGTATTAGATGGAAGTGCAAAAATGAGTATATTATTCGTTTTATTAGCATATTTCTTATTAACAATAGGGGAACTTTGCATATCTCCAATAGGTATGGCTATGTTCAACAAACTAGCTCCAGTAAGATATGGATCACTTGCAATGGGTGCTTGGTATCTAAGTAACTTCTTTGCTAACCTATTATCAGGTAAATTAGCAGGACTTACTTCAACAATGGGATATGTTCAGATATTCGGAACAATATCAGGAGTGCTTATAGTATTCGCAATAATGCTATTCATATTAAGAAAGAAACTTGTTAAGTTAATGGCATTAGATGAATTTAAAAATAAATAA